One window of the Candidatus Bathyarchaeota archaeon genome contains the following:
- a CDS encoding glycosyltransferase family 4 protein has translation MSCFKDLMLKDMGPSVRIYNLAKGLVSLGHKVHIIIPNDRVTHEHIDGLIVHGIKGFFPKVILKIFGKLLGVSRPTSLLFYDFLFISRAIRIIRESNVVQIEQQSAGGLLIPIVARILKKPLVIDCHDTFQALRIKHTTMLRKILETFLEKIAYEHANVILTVSEKEKEYLASYGIGRRNIEVIPNGVDTKAFNPSSDITNVQNKYDLRNFHTVTFVGNMEYLPNQEAVQVIASEIAPKVQKEINNTKFLIVGRNHVKVESSNLTFTGVVENVAELLNASDIAIAPLFHGSGTRLKILEYFSCGLPVVSTTVGVEGLDVKSQVNVLIEDDMNEFTVKVIELLKDRILSMRLGEAARKLVLNKYDWEKIVRQLNIVYHNLLFGTNNRIVRTQRSKGLVNPE, from the coding sequence TTGAGTTGTTTTAAAGATTTGATGTTGAAAGATATGGGCCCATCTGTACGCATTTATAATTTGGCAAAAGGTCTTGTATCGCTTGGCCACAAGGTTCACATAATAATCCCAAACGATAGAGTGACACATGAGCATATCGATGGATTGATAGTCCACGGTATCAAGGGTTTCTTTCCAAAGGTAATTCTAAAAATCTTTGGCAAATTACTAGGTGTGTCAAGACCTACATCTCTTCTTTTTTATGACTTTTTATTTATTTCAAGGGCTATTCGAATAATTCGAGAATCTAACGTAGTACAGATAGAACAGCAGTCAGCTGGTGGATTATTAATCCCAATTGTAGCGAGAATCCTAAAAAAACCACTTGTTATTGATTGCCATGACACATTTCAAGCATTGAGGATAAAACACACAACCATGCTAAGGAAAATCTTAGAAACCTTTTTGGAGAAGATAGCTTATGAACATGCGAACGTGATACTGACTGTTTCCGAAAAAGAAAAAGAGTACTTGGCTTCTTATGGAATTGGACGACGTAATATTGAAGTAATACCTAATGGTGTGGATACTAAAGCCTTTAATCCTTCATCAGATATAACAAATGTTCAGAATAAATATGATTTGAGAAATTTTCACACAGTAACTTTTGTTGGAAACATGGAGTACTTACCTAATCAAGAAGCTGTTCAAGTGATAGCTTCAGAGATTGCCCCGAAAGTTCAAAAAGAGATTAACAATACAAAGTTTCTTATAGTCGGGAGAAATCATGTAAAAGTGGAGTCGTCTAATTTAACCTTTACAGGGGTTGTTGAGAATGTCGCTGAGCTTCTTAATGCTTCCGACATTGCCATTGCCCCGTTATTCCATGGATCGGGTACAAGGTTAAAGATTCTTGAATATTTTTCATGCGGTCTTCCGGTGGTATCAACGACTGTCGGCGTAGAGGGTTTAGACGTCAAGAGTCAAGTGAACGTCTTAATCGAAGATGATATGAATGAATTCACTGTCAAAGTGATCGAATTGCTGAAGGATAGGATATTGTCGATGAGACTTGGGGAAGCCGCAAGAAAACTCGTACTCAACAAGTATGACTGGGAGAAAATTGTTAGGCAGCTAAACATAGTTTATCACAATTTGCTTTTTGGAACGAATAACAGGATCGTGCGCACGCAAAGGTCAAAAGGTTTAGTTAACCCGGAGTGA
- a CDS encoding glycosyltransferase, with the protein MRPTVTIGICVKNCEASLKEAIDSVLNQNFSHELMEVIFVDDGSEDGTFSVIQKYIMRMDVKVKVFRNKWMGLGAARNIVVDNAKSDYIVWVDGDIVLPTDHVRKQVEYMEKNPMVGIAKAKYGAFPEENLIATLENIPFLVDDIHSGNEWKTASKLPGTGGSIYRVEAINQVGGFDYHLKGTGEDQDAAFRIKEAGWSICRTNAVFYEQRSKTWKAIWEKYVWYGHGDYDLYLKNRRIFSLLKMTPFAGFIAGVLYAIPAYRLLRRKVVFLLPIHFTFKMTAWCLGFLIGYLGK; encoded by the coding sequence ATGAGACCTACAGTTACCATAGGGATTTGCGTGAAAAACTGTGAAGCTTCACTCAAAGAAGCTATTGACAGTGTTCTAAATCAGAATTTTTCTCATGAGCTTATGGAAGTGATCTTTGTAGACGACGGTAGCGAAGATGGAACTTTTTCAGTTATACAAAAGTACATCATGAGGATGGATGTTAAAGTCAAAGTGTTTCGTAATAAATGGATGGGATTAGGAGCTGCAAGAAACATCGTGGTAGATAATGCAAAAAGTGACTACATCGTCTGGGTGGACGGTGACATTGTATTACCAACAGATCATGTGCGAAAGCAAGTTGAATACATGGAGAAAAACCCTATGGTTGGCATTGCTAAAGCAAAATATGGTGCATTTCCAGAGGAAAATCTGATTGCCACTCTTGAAAACATTCCGTTTTTAGTGGACGATATACATAGCGGAAATGAATGGAAAACTGCTTCTAAACTTCCAGGAACCGGTGGTTCAATTTATCGGGTGGAAGCTATAAATCAAGTGGGGGGCTTCGACTACCACCTAAAAGGAACTGGGGAGGATCAAGACGCTGCCTTTAGAATTAAAGAGGCTGGTTGGTCAATTTGCAGAACTAACGCTGTATTTTATGAGCAGCGTAGTAAGACGTGGAAAGCTATTTGGGAAAAGTATGTTTGGTATGGTCACGGTGATTATGATCTATATCTTAAGAATAGGAGAATCTTTTCCCTTCTCAAGATGACTCCTTTTGCAGGTTTCATAGCAGGAGTACTATATGCTATTCCAGCCTACAGATTGTTACGTCGAAAAGTAGTCTTTCTGCTGCCGATTCACTTTACTTTCAAAATGACTGCTTGGTGTCTCGGTTTTTTGATAGGCTATTTGGGGAAATAG